The Vannielia litorea genome segment TTCGCCTCCCGCGCGGCGGCCAGCGCGCCGGTCACCCCGCCGCCCGAGATGTAGAGCCCGCAGAGGTCCGGGTGGTCATGGAAGAGCTTCTCCGTCAACTCGCGGGCCACGGCGGCGCTCTCATAGGTGTTCTGCGGCTCCAGCACGGTGAAGCCCGCATCATGCTCGCGGAAATAGCTGCGAAAGCCGGTCTCGTTCAGTTCCTGATTCCGGTAGCGGTGGTTGCCCACCAGAATTCCGATCTTGCCCGGCTCCCGGCACATCCGGTGAAACGCCCATGCCGCGGTGCGCCCGACCTTCCAGTTGTCGAGCCCGATGTAGCCCACGTTGCCCCGCGCCGAGAGCGGCCCGATCAGCCCGCAGACCGGGGTGCCACCCGCCAGCACCTCGTCGATCGCCTCCGAGACCAGCGGGTGCTCGGCCGAGACGACGGCCACCGTCTCGCAGCTCTGCCCCAGCCGCCGGATGCGGGCGGCCACGTTGTCGGGCGAGAGATCGTCGAGGTGGTCGATCACGAGTTCGACGTTGGCATCGGGGTGGCTGCGCGCGGCGGCCTCCAGCGCGGCGCCGAGGTCGCGATAGAACACGCGGCTCCTCGCCTGCAGGATCACACCCAGCCGATGCGTCTCCCGCCGACTCCGAACCGAGTGTTCGATGGTGCCCAGCCCGTAAAATCCAATCTCCTGCGCGGCCTCCAGCACCCGCTCGCGGGTGGGTTGCCGCACCGATCCCGCGTCTGAGATGACCCGATTCACGGTTGAAACGGAAACACCGGCAGCGCTGGCAAGATCGGGGATGGTGGGGCGGGTTTTCATCGGCTTCTCATCTCATTTCATCTCATTTAGCGCGCTATTGGAACGAAATGGTGCGAAATTGCTGCGCTGACATGACAGCTATTGATTTGATCCATGTCAATTTGTCAACAGTGCTCGCGTCTGGAGCGGCTGGCACACCGGCCCGTCTCAGGCTCTGGGAGGAGGCCCGACATGGACGATCTGCAATACGGCACCCGTGACAAGCGTGGCAACTGGGCACCCAACACGCCTGCCCAGCCCGCGCCGATCTGGCAGCGTCCCTTCTCGCCCAAGAAAGTGCTGGCCTGGGTGCCCGAGTATCTCTGGCCGTGGAACGCCTTTCACCTCGCCACCGCGCTGATCTGGGTGCTGTTCCTGATCCCGAGCTGGGAGAGTCTCGCCACCCTCTCCATCGGCAACTTCCTTTGGCTCTACGGCCTGAACGCGGTGGGGATGTTCCTCTTCCTCGGCGCCTTCGAGTTTTTCTTCTACGTCAAGCGCAAGCAGGAGAACCGGTTCAAGTACAACGGCAAGTTCCCGGCCGACAATCCGTCTGACGTGTTCTGGTTCAAGAGCCAGAACCTCGACAACTTCCTGCGCAGCTTCTTCATCACCATCCCGCTCTGGACCGTGGTCGAGATCGTGATGCTCTGGGCCTATGCCAACACCTGGGCGACCTGGCTGCCGTGGACGACCCACTGGCTCTGGCTCAGCTTCATCGTCCTGATCTCGCCCGCCATTCACGAGATCTACTTCTTCTGCCTGCACCGCCTGATCCACGTGCCGGTGCTCTACAAGCACATCCACTCGGTGCATCACAACTCGATCAACCCCAGCCCCTGGTCGTCGCTCTCCATGCACCCGGGCGAGGGCTTTCCCTACATGGCCGAGGCCTGGCTTCACCTGCTGATCCCGTCCAACCCGGTCTGCGCCTACTTCACGCTGCATTCGGTCGGCTTCGGCGCGGTCAACGGGCACCTCGGCTTCGAGAAGTTCGAGATCACCGAGAACGCCACGCTCGATAGCCACGCCTACCTTCACTACCTGCACCACAAGTACTTCGAGGTGAACTACGGCGGCGACGGGCTGGTCCCGATGGATAAGCTCTTTGGCACCTGGCACGACGGCACCAAGGAATCCGACGCCGTGATGAAAGAGCGCTTCCGCAAGAAGAAAGAGCGGATGAAGGCCAAACAGCAAGGCGCCACACCCGCCGAATGAACCGAGCAGTCGCGCAGGCCAGGGGGGAGGAAAGAGGCCCCGGCCCGCGCACCCGAACCTGCACTATCCGCCGCGGAGGCGCGGCACACTTCAAGGGAGGAAACCCAAGTGAAACTGACCAAGACCCTTCTCGCCACCGCCGTGGCCGCAACCATGTCCACCGCTGCTTCGGCGCAGGATATCGCCGTGATCGGCGGCTCCGCCCAGGACGGCTTCTGGAACCTGATCAAGAAGGGCGTGGACGACGCCACCCTGATGGTCGAGGCCAACGGCGGCACCGTGAACTACCTGCTGACCCAGAACTACGACAACTTCGGCCCTGATCTGGTGACCCTGATCGAGCAGGCCGTGGCGCAGGGCGTCGATGGCATCGCCATCCCCAACTGGCTCCCCGAGTCCGAGACCCCGGCCCTGATCGCCGCTGCCGAGGCCGGTGTGGTCATCACCTCTTACAACGCCGGCCAGTCCGAAATGGACAAGTACGGTGCGCTCAACTACTTCGGCTCCGACGAGTATCTCGCCGGTGTCGCGGGCGGCAATTATCTTGCCGAGAAGGGCGCCAAGAAGATCATGTGCCACATCCAGATTCCCGGCGCGATCAACCTCGAAACCCGCTGCGAAGGCGTGGTGGACGGTGCCAAGGAAGCGGGCGCCGAAGTCTACATTGTCCGCGTTCCCGCCAACCTCGACGGCGACATGGTCGGCACCTCCGAGGCCATCAAGGCCGAGCTGATCGCCGATGACTCCATCGACGCCGTCATCAACCTGGCCGCTTGGGCCGCCGATGCCTCCGCTTCGGCCATCGAGCAGCTGGGCAAGGGCGACACCGTCATGCTGGGCACCTTCGACATGTCCGCCTCCGTGCTGGACCGCATCTCGAACGGCACCCAGACCATGGCCATCGACCAGCAGCCCTACCTGCAGGGCTTCCTGGCCACCTCGATGCTCTTCGCCAACCTGAAGTTCGGCACCGAGCTTGCCACCCAGCCCGTGCTCACCGGCCCGGCCATCGTCGACGCCGAAAACGTCGAGTCGGCCATCGAGGGCGTGAAGCTCGGCGCTCGCTGAGCCCATCCAGAGCAAAGGGGTCCGGCCAGGCTGGCCGGACCCGACTACGGCGGCTGGGGCCAGACCCCTCCGCGCAACCCTCCCGGAGGCGGCACAAATGACCGATACGACTTCAAGCACCAGCGCGGAAACGGCCTCTGAGGGCTTCTCGCTGGCTGCCTTCTTCCGCAGCCCTGCAGCAGGGGCATTCATGGGCTTCGTGGTGGTCTTCGTGGTCTTCGCGATCTTCGGGTTCAGCCGCAACTTCCTTTCGATCCCTGGCATCACCACCTGGGTCAACTTTGCCTCCCTCGTCGGCATCATCGCCATTCCCGTGGGCTTCCTGATGATCGCGGGCGAGCTCGACATCTCGACCGGAGCCGTGCTCCCGGCGGGCGCGATGACGGTGGCCATCGTCTCGGGCCACTACGAGCTTCCGGTCCTCGTGGGCATTGCCGCCGCGCTCGCCATCGGCGCGCTGGTCGGCTTCATCAACGGCACCATCGTCACCCGCACCCAGGTGCCGTCGTTCATCGTCACGCTGGCCACGCTCTTCGCCGTCGCCGGGCTGACGCTCTATCTCTCCATCCTCTTCATCAACAACACCAACTCCTTCTACCAGGCCCCCGCCTGGGCCAAGTCGCTCTTCGGCGGCAAGGTCTACGGCTTCAACTCCTCGGTGTTTTGGTGGGCGGCGCTGATCGTCGGGTTCTACTACTTCCTGCACAAGTCGCCCAAGGGGCCCTGGGTCTTCGCGCTGGGCGGCGACCAGGAGAGCGCGCGCAACGCCGGCATCCCGGTGCGCAAGCTGAAGATCGGCCTCTTCATGCTCTGCTCGACCTGCGCCTCCTTCGCCGGTGCGCTCCAGGTTATCACCTTCAACTCGGCCACCAGCCAGGCCAACTTCGGCCTGATCTTCAACACCATCATCTCGGTCGTGGTCGGCGGCGTGCTGCTGACCGGGGGCTTCGGCACCGTCATGGGCATCGTCTTCGGCGTCCTGACGCTGGCCATCGTCACCCAGGCGATCGGCTTTACCGAGATCGACCGCAACCTCTCGTTCCTGATCATCGGCGTCATGCTCCTGATCGCGGTCCTGATGAACGACACCTTCCGCAACCTGGCGACCAGCTGGTCGACCTCGAAGAAGAAGTGAGGAGAACCCCCATGTCCGACAAGACCCCCGTTCTCGAGCTTCGCAACGTCGACAAGTCCTTCGGCCCGATCGACGTGCTCCACGAAATCAGCCTGAAGGTGGGCGAGGGCGAAGTGCTCTGCCTGCTGGGCGACAACGGCGCCGGCAAGTCCACCCTCATCAAGACCCTCGCGGGCGTTCACCAGCCCACCCGCGGCGAAATCCTGATGGACGGCCACGCGGTCAGCTTTGCCAACCCGCGCGAGGCGCAGGAGCGCGGCATCGCCACCGTGCACCAGTTCGGCGGCACCTATCCCCTCATGTCGGTGGGCCACAATTTCTTCATGGGCGCCGAGCCCACCAAGGGGTTCGGCCCGTTCAAGGTTTACGACCGGGCCACCGCAAACCGCATCGCGGTCTCCGAAGTCCAGAAAATGGGCATCACCCGCATCACCGATGGCGACCGTCTCGTCGGTGGCCTCTCCGGCGGTGAGCGTCAGTCGCTCGCCATTGCCCGCGCGGTTTACTTCGGTGCCCGCGTGCTGATCCTCGACGAGCCGACCGCCGCGCTGGGCGTCAAGCAGGCGGCCCACGTGCTTCGCATCGTCAACGAGGCCAAGCGGCGCGGGCTGGCGGTGATCTTCATCACCCACCAGGTCATGCACGCGATGGCCGTGGGCGACCATTTCGCCGTGCTGATCCGCGGTGCCATCGCCGCCGATTTCCGCAAGGGCGAGAAGACCCGCGAGGAGATCGCCGACCTCATGGCAGGCGGCGAGAGCATGGCCGATCTGGAGGCCAACATCGAAGGCTACATGGAAACCCATGATGGCCACCCGCCGCAGGTCACCCCGGCGCAGTAGTTTCTCCCCCGGCGGTCCGGGCCTCTTCCCGGGCCGCCACATTTCTCAAGGATTACCCTGATGACCACCCGCATCGCTGTCATCGGCGCAGGCCTCATGGGCGCCGACCACGCCCGCATCGTGGCCGAGGATCTCCCCGGCGCCACCCTTCAGGTGGTCTGCGACATGGACGAGGCCCGCGCCCGCGCCGTGGCCGATGAGCTTGGCGCCACAGACGCCGCCAGCGACCCCGAGGCCGTGATCGCCCGGGATGACGTGGACGCCGTCATCATCGCCTCCCCCGACTTCACCCACGCGCCGCTCTCACTCGCCTGCATCGCGGCCGGCAAGCCCGTGCTCTGTGAAAAGCCCCTGTCGCAGCATCCTGATGAATGCCTCACCGTCATGCAGGCCGAAGAGGCCGCCGGCCGCCGCTTCGTCATGCTCGGCTTCATGCGTCGCTACGACCAGTCCTACGTGGAGATGAAGCAGGCGCTCGCCTCGGGCCAGATCGGCCGTCCGCTGATGATGCACAACTTCCATCGCAACGTCGAAACGCCCGCCGCCGACTTCACCGGCGCCATGGCCATCACCAACTCCGCCCCGCATGAGTTTGACGTGGTCCGCCATGTCCTCGGCTGCGAATACGCCTCCATCACCGCCCACCAGCCCCGCCGGTCTGATGCGCGCGTGGCCCCCGTGGTGATGGTGCTGGAAACGACTGATGGCCAGCTCGTTACCATCGAGGTCAACAACAACGCCGCCTATGGCTACGATGTCCGCGCCGAACTGGTCGGCGAGGCAGGCTCTATCGCGATGAACAACGTCGCCTACACCCGGACTGACGCCAAACTCGCCTCCGCCACCCGCTACGATGCCGACTGGCGCGCTCGCTACCACGAGGCCTACGTCCGGCAAAACCGCGCCTTCCTCGCCTTCGCCCAAACCGGCACTTTCCCCGAAGTCGCCTCAAGCTGCTGGGATGGCTACTGCGCCGCCATTACCGCTCAGGCCGGGGCAAAAGCGCTTGAAACCGGCACCCGCCAGCCCGTCACCCTGATCGCCAAACCGGAGTTCTACGCATGAAACTCGGCTTCGTCTCCGACAGTCTCGGGGCCTTGCCCTTCGAGGAGATGCTCGACCACACCGCCCGGCTCGGCTGCGATGGCGTCGAGGTCAACACCTGCGGCTGGTCCACCGCCCCCCACTTCGACCTCGCCGCCATGCTGGAAAGCGCCGACAAGCGCGCCGCCTTCCGCTCCGCCTTCGAGAGCCGCGACCTCGAGGTCATCAGCCTCAACGCCAACGGCAACCCCCTCCACCCGACCGACCCAAAGCAGGGCGAGGGGCTGAAAAACACAATCCGCGTCGCCGGCGCCCTCGGCATCAAGACCGTCTGCACCATGTCCGGCCTGCCCGCCGGAAGCGCCACCGACACCATGCCCAACTGGGTGGTTTCGAGCTGGCCGCCCGAGACCCAGACGATCCTGCACTACCAGTGGGAGCAAAAGCTCATCCCCTTCTGGACCGAGATCGCCGCCCTCTGCGCCGAAAACGGAGTCCACCGCATCGCCCTCGAACTCCACGGCAACCAATGCGTCTACAACGTGCCCTCGCTGCTCAAACTACGCGAGGCCGTCGGCCCGGTGATCGGCGCCAACCTCGACCCGTCGCACCTCTTCTGGATGGGCGCCGACCCGCTGGTCGCCGCCGAGGCTCTCGGCCCCGCGCTCTACCACGTCCACGCCAAGGACACGCTTCTCAATGCCCCCGTGCAGGCCACCACGTCCCTGCTGGAGAATGGCTCGCTCATGGATATCCCGGCGCGCAGCTGGTCCTACATCACCCTCGGCTTCGGTCATGGCGAGGAATGGTGGCGCCAGTTCTGCTACCGCTGTCTGATGGCGGGCTACGATGGCTGGCTCTCCATCGAACACGAGGACGTGCTGCTCAACTCGCTGGAAGGGCTCGAAAAATCCGTGGCGCTCTTGAAAGCCGTCATGCCTTCCGCCCCTTCCGACTTCAAACCACAAGACATCTGAGGACACCCCCATGGCAGAATGGATCGACGCCTGCTCCACCGATGACATCGACGCCGAAGACGTGATCCGCTTCGATCACGGCGCGCGCACCTTCATCATCGTCCGCGACCACGAAGATAACTACTACTGCACCGACGGGCTCTGCACCCACGAAGATGTGCACCTCGCCGACGGGCTGGTCGTCGAGGCCACAATCGAGTGCCCCAAGCACTCTTCGATCTTCGATTGCTCCAATGGCGAGGTCGAAACGCCCCCGGCCTGCGAGAACCTGCACACCTACGCCACCAAGGTCGAAGGTGGCCGCGTCTTCGTGGAGCTCTGAGCCATGGCCTTCCAACTCGCCGCCTGCGCCGAGATGCTCTGGCAGGACAAGCCGATCCACTGGCGCGCCGCGCGCCTGCACGAGATGGGCTTCGGCGTCGGCCTCTGGAACTGGCCAGCGTGGGACTTGGACGCGCTGGAGAAGACCGGCGCGAATTTCACCATCATGAACGGCTACCTCGAGGGCCGTCTGGCCGATGACGCGGGCGCTGACATGTTGCTGAAGTCCGCCCGCGAAACCGCGCAGATCGGCAAGCGCCTTGGCGTGGCCCGCCTCAACCTGCACGGCACCGGGCTGGGCGATCAGGGCCTGCCGATCCAGCAGCTTGCCCATGTCGCCCCCGGCATGTGGCTGAAGGCCCGCGATACCCTGCACCGCATCTGCGACATGGCCGAGGAGGAGGGCGTGACCTTCACGCTCGAAAACCTCAACCTGCGCGAGCACCCCGGCTGCCCGTTCAACTCCACCGCCGATGTGCTCAGCCTCGTCGCGGCGGTCGACCGTCCGCAATTGCGGATCAACCTAGACCTCTACCACACCCAGATCGGCGAGGGTGACGTGATCCGCCACGCCGAGGCCTGCCTGCCGTGGATCGGTGAAGTGCAGGTGGCCGACAATCCGGGCCGCTGCGAGCCGGGTACCGGCGAGATGAACTGGCCCGCCATCGCCCGTGCGCTGGATGCGATGGGCTACGCTGGCCCCGTGGGTATGGAGGCCTTCGCCAAGGGCGATCCCGAGGCCGCGCTGCAAGCCTTCCGCGCCGCCTTCACCCTCTGACCGCTCCCGCGCCGGGGCCGCTCAGGCCCCGCGCAACTCCTCCAGCACCCGGCCCAGCATCGCATCGCAGGCCGCAAGCTGGGCCTCCTCCACATACTCATCGGGCTTGTGCCCCTGTCCCTCCATCGAGCCCGGCCCGCAGACCAGCGTGGGGATGCCGAGTCCGTCGAAGGTGCCCGCCTCGGTGCCGAAGGCCACCTTCGTCGTGCCGTTCACCTGCGCCAGCCGCTGCACCAACCCGGTGGCGGCACTGTCCGCTGGGGTGTCGAGGCCGGGGTAGCTGACCATCGACTCCAGCTCGATCCGCCCGCCGGGATTGGCCTGTTCGACCTCTGCGGCCATTGCCTCGATCCGGCCCATCAGAGTCTCCGGCGCATCGGCGGCCAGGTGCCGGAACTCGAAGATCACCTCCGCCCGGTCGGGCACGATATTCAGCGCCGTGCCGCCCGTGACCCGGCCCACATGCAGCGTGGTGTAAGGCACCCCGTAACCCGGATCGCGCGCGCCTTTGGTGGCATAGTCCGCCTGAAGCGCCTGCACTCCGTGCACCAGCCCGGCGGCCAGATGCAGTGCGTTCACGAACCGCGGGGCCAGCGCCGAATGGCCCGCCTCGCCGTGGCACACAGCCCGGATCGCCCGCTTGCCCTTGTGGCCCGTGGCCACCTGCATCTCGGTTGGCTCGCCCACGAGGCAGAGCCGGGGCAGGGGGGTGGCCCCGGCCAGCACATCGCGCATCTTGGCGATGCCGAGGCAGCCCACCTCCTCGTCCCAGGAGATCGAAAGTTTCAAAGGCTCGCGCAGCGCCATGCCCGAGGCGCGGCTCGCCGCACTTAGCATGGCGGCCAGATAGCCCTTCATGTCGGTCGTGCCGCGCCCATAAAGCCTGCTGCCCTCGCGCGTCAGCCGAAACGGGTCGCGGCTCCACGCCTGCCCTTCAACCGGCACCACATCTGTATGGGCCGAGAGCATCACCCCCGCGCCCTCCGGCCCGATCTCGGCAATCAGCCCGGCCTTGGGCGCATCCGGGTCGGTCACGCGCGTCACCCGCGCGCCGTGCTCACGCAGAAACGCCTCCACCCAGTCGATCAGCGCAAGATTGCTCTTGGCGCTTACCGTGTCGAAGGCGATCAGCCGGTCCAGAATATCAACGGTGCTCATCACGCCAGCGGCGGCTGCCTGCGCCTCACTCATCGCCCGGCACCCCGTAGCTCGGCGCGTCCCTCGGGTCGAGCGCGCGTTGCACATAGGCCTCCATCTGCGGTTTGTAGACCTCCCAGGCCGTGGCTACCGCCTCCACCGGGCACTCCTCCGTCCAGTCGCAGCGCAGCTCCGCCAGCGGCCACGGCTGGCGGTCCACCAGCAGCAGCCCGGCCGAATGCACTGGCCCGGCCTCGCCGCCCGCCGCGAGCCCAGCCTTGAGCGCCGCCACCAGCCGGTCGCCCAAATGACCCTCGGCGGCAAGGAACCCCTCCACGATCGCACCCGGCACGCCGTCATTCTCCAAAAGGTTTCCGCCCGCCGCCACGTTCTCGCCCTCGGCCTGCGTCCAGATACCAAGCGCCTTCGGGCCGGAGTGGATCGCCGTGCCGCCCGCCTTGTCCACCGCCAGCACCTGCCGATACTCGATGAAGGCGCCGCGCCGCTTTACCTCGGCCACCGCCTCCGCCGCGCCCATACCGTTCTCCATCAGGTCCAGCGCCATAGGTCCCAGCATCGGATCGGTGATATTCTGGGAGGCCACCGCCCCCACGCCCGCCCGCGCATGGCTGCACCGCGCCGCCACCGCAGGGGAGGACGACGAGATCGCCACGCCAAACATCCCCGTCTCCGCGCAGCGCGCCACCAGCGAAAAGGTCATCCCTCACCCCCTTCGGGGATCACCGCCGTCGCGTCGATCTCCACCAGCCACTCGGGCCGCGCCAGCGCCACCACCACCAGCCCGGTGCAGACCGGATGCACACCCTTGATGTATTCGCCCATCACCCGATAGACGGCCTCGCGGTGCCGTACGTCCGTTAGATAGACCACCAGCTTGACGAGGTGCTCCATCCGCCCCCCGGCCTCCTCGATCAACTGCTTGATGTTGCTCATCACCTTATGCGCCTGCTCCGCCGGGTCGTGGCTTGGCAGGTTCACCGCCGTATCAAGCTCCTGCGGGCATTGCCCCCGCAGCCAGATGATCCGGCCGCCTTCCGTGACCA includes the following:
- a CDS encoding substrate-binding domain-containing protein produces the protein MKLTKTLLATAVAATMSTAASAQDIAVIGGSAQDGFWNLIKKGVDDATLMVEANGGTVNYLLTQNYDNFGPDLVTLIEQAVAQGVDGIAIPNWLPESETPALIAAAEAGVVITSYNAGQSEMDKYGALNYFGSDEYLAGVAGGNYLAEKGAKKIMCHIQIPGAINLETRCEGVVDGAKEAGAEVYIVRVPANLDGDMVGTSEAIKAELIADDSIDAVINLAAWAADASASAIEQLGKGDTVMLGTFDMSASVLDRISNGTQTMAIDQQPYLQGFLATSMLFANLKFGTELATQPVLTGPAIVDAENVESAIEGVKLGAR
- a CDS encoding ATP-binding cassette domain-containing protein — its product is MSDKTPVLELRNVDKSFGPIDVLHEISLKVGEGEVLCLLGDNGAGKSTLIKTLAGVHQPTRGEILMDGHAVSFANPREAQERGIATVHQFGGTYPLMSVGHNFFMGAEPTKGFGPFKVYDRATANRIAVSEVQKMGITRITDGDRLVGGLSGGERQSLAIARAVYFGARVLILDEPTAALGVKQAAHVLRIVNEAKRRGLAVIFITHQVMHAMAVGDHFAVLIRGAIAADFRKGEKTREEIADLMAGGESMADLEANIEGYMETHDGHPPQVTPAQ
- a CDS encoding Gfo/Idh/MocA family oxidoreductase, with amino-acid sequence MTTRIAVIGAGLMGADHARIVAEDLPGATLQVVCDMDEARARAVADELGATDAASDPEAVIARDDVDAVIIASPDFTHAPLSLACIAAGKPVLCEKPLSQHPDECLTVMQAEEAAGRRFVMLGFMRRYDQSYVEMKQALASGQIGRPLMMHNFHRNVETPAADFTGAMAITNSAPHEFDVVRHVLGCEYASITAHQPRRSDARVAPVVMVLETTDGQLVTIEVNNNAAYGYDVRAELVGEAGSIAMNNVAYTRTDAKLASATRYDADWRARYHEAYVRQNRAFLAFAQTGTFPEVASSCWDGYCAAITAQAGAKALETGTRQPVTLIAKPEFYA
- a CDS encoding ABC transporter permease — translated: MTDTTSSTSAETASEGFSLAAFFRSPAAGAFMGFVVVFVVFAIFGFSRNFLSIPGITTWVNFASLVGIIAIPVGFLMIAGELDISTGAVLPAGAMTVAIVSGHYELPVLVGIAAALAIGALVGFINGTIVTRTQVPSFIVTLATLFAVAGLTLYLSILFINNTNSFYQAPAWAKSLFGGKVYGFNSSVFWWAALIVGFYYFLHKSPKGPWVFALGGDQESARNAGIPVRKLKIGLFMLCSTCASFAGALQVITFNSATSQANFGLIFNTIISVVVGGVLLTGGFGTVMGIVFGVLTLAIVTQAIGFTEIDRNLSFLIIGVMLLIAVLMNDTFRNLATSWSTSKKK
- a CDS encoding sugar phosphate isomerase/epimerase family protein codes for the protein MKLGFVSDSLGALPFEEMLDHTARLGCDGVEVNTCGWSTAPHFDLAAMLESADKRAAFRSAFESRDLEVISLNANGNPLHPTDPKQGEGLKNTIRVAGALGIKTVCTMSGLPAGSATDTMPNWVVSSWPPETQTILHYQWEQKLIPFWTEIAALCAENGVHRIALELHGNQCVYNVPSLLKLREAVGPVIGANLDPSHLFWMGADPLVAAEALGPALYHVHAKDTLLNAPVQATTSLLENGSLMDIPARSWSYITLGFGHGEEWWRQFCYRCLMAGYDGWLSIEHEDVLLNSLEGLEKSVALLKAVMPSAPSDFKPQDI
- a CDS encoding RidA family protein, translated to MAHTRIRPFNTAETYPEQRLDNDLAQAVVTEGGRIIWLRGQCPQELDTAVNLPSHDPAEQAHKVMSNIKQLIEEAGGRMEHLVKLVVYLTDVRHREAVYRVMGEYIKGVHPVCTGLVVVALARPEWLVEIDATAVIPEGGEG
- a CDS encoding MocE family 2Fe-2S type ferredoxin, which codes for MAEWIDACSTDDIDAEDVIRFDHGARTFIIVRDHEDNYYCTDGLCTHEDVHLADGLVVEATIECPKHSSIFDCSNGEVETPPACENLHTYATKVEGGRVFVEL
- a CDS encoding sterol desaturase family protein, with the protein product MDDLQYGTRDKRGNWAPNTPAQPAPIWQRPFSPKKVLAWVPEYLWPWNAFHLATALIWVLFLIPSWESLATLSIGNFLWLYGLNAVGMFLFLGAFEFFFYVKRKQENRFKYNGKFPADNPSDVFWFKSQNLDNFLRSFFITIPLWTVVEIVMLWAYANTWATWLPWTTHWLWLSFIVLISPAIHEIYFFCLHRLIHVPVLYKHIHSVHHNSINPSPWSSLSMHPGEGFPYMAEAWLHLLIPSNPVCAYFTLHSVGFGAVNGHLGFEKFEITENATLDSHAYLHYLHHKYFEVNYGGDGLVPMDKLFGTWHDGTKESDAVMKERFRKKKERMKAKQQGATPAE
- the argE gene encoding acetylornithine deacetylase encodes the protein MSEAQAAAAGVMSTVDILDRLIAFDTVSAKSNLALIDWVEAFLREHGARVTRVTDPDAPKAGLIAEIGPEGAGVMLSAHTDVVPVEGQAWSRDPFRLTREGSRLYGRGTTDMKGYLAAMLSAASRASGMALREPLKLSISWDEEVGCLGIAKMRDVLAGATPLPRLCLVGEPTEMQVATGHKGKRAIRAVCHGEAGHSALAPRFVNALHLAAGLVHGVQALQADYATKGARDPGYGVPYTTLHVGRVTGGTALNIVPDRAEVIFEFRHLAADAPETLMGRIEAMAAEVEQANPGGRIELESMVSYPGLDTPADSAATGLVQRLAQVNGTTKVAFGTEAGTFDGLGIPTLVCGPGSMEGQGHKPDEYVEEAQLAACDAMLGRVLEELRGA
- a CDS encoding LacI family DNA-binding transcriptional regulator, which encodes MKTRPTIPDLASAAGVSVSTVNRVISDAGSVRQPTRERVLEAAQEIGFYGLGTIEHSVRSRRETHRLGVILQARSRVFYRDLGAALEAAARSHPDANVELVIDHLDDLSPDNVAARIRRLGQSCETVAVVSAEHPLVSEAIDEVLAGGTPVCGLIGPLSARGNVGYIGLDNWKVGRTAAWAFHRMCREPGKIGILVGNHRYRNQELNETGFRSYFREHDAGFTVLEPQNTYESAAVARELTEKLFHDHPDLCGLYISGGGVTGALAAAREAKRREDFIGVGYEMIEPTRAALIDGTLAMVIAHPFEPFARQTVATMIKAKLAGPDAGAQRVTLGFDIFTSENI
- a CDS encoding TIM barrel protein, whose translation is MAFQLAACAEMLWQDKPIHWRAARLHEMGFGVGLWNWPAWDLDALEKTGANFTIMNGYLEGRLADDAGADMLLKSARETAQIGKRLGVARLNLHGTGLGDQGLPIQQLAHVAPGMWLKARDTLHRICDMAEEEGVTFTLENLNLREHPGCPFNSTADVLSLVAAVDRPQLRINLDLYHTQIGEGDVIRHAEACLPWIGEVQVADNPGRCEPGTGEMNWPAIARALDAMGYAGPVGMEAFAKGDPEAALQAFRAAFTL
- a CDS encoding DUF1028 domain-containing protein, encoding MTFSLVARCAETGMFGVAISSSSPAVAARCSHARAGVGAVASQNITDPMLGPMALDLMENGMGAAEAVAEVKRRGAFIEYRQVLAVDKAGGTAIHSGPKALGIWTQAEGENVAAGGNLLENDGVPGAIVEGFLAAEGHLGDRLVAALKAGLAAGGEAGPVHSAGLLLVDRQPWPLAELRCDWTEECPVEAVATAWEVYKPQMEAYVQRALDPRDAPSYGVPGDE